Proteins from a single region of Phycisphaeraceae bacterium D3-23:
- a CDS encoding PEP-CTERM sorting domain-containing protein → MLRFHTRRLALASLFVVSLPVLAQTRIETVVTGLDSAPGMSPEAYFSNSASAFFGMPVINQAGEVSFAARVRETGVPYVDTGIWTNAGGELSLVAGEGDVTPGSSQEFFFDFFHASSLFEPQHWLYLTDAGETVFRAQATDKVRIPPFSAASSGIWSYSAGVLSRIAREETLVPGLIDTSFANFGSMPLQFGTSGETVFATDMYRQSPSGLQGTVIWSWHEGTLTSLVQEGDAAPGVPGGLLGNVSGLPRFGAGNHLGFLTSLSGVGIDATNDGALFAGVPGSLRLVAREGEVAEGTNGAMFQSLATYFPVGGSDIGLSNDGRVAFAATLTGAGVDNSNDRGVWRESNGSRSLLVREGGAIPGGVLRSLNGVLFGDGGHIVIQGPVSPDGQPETLVHTTWLTDHNDELHRIAQWGQDAPGRDGAVMLDPIPIAVNGTGQVLLYSELLVPDEGGLADSYWIVDTDSPARLLIQSGELIDVDSDPLVEDLRIVSRIEYDEYNVANSQFFNDRGQFTFRAFISTLDQTVVLPTILVVSPEDLDPGDVTGDGLVGIEDLDILLANWGDAVGVRAQSSGDLSGDGVVGQQDLDLLIAHWGEGEIPDINIPEPGALAIMGLGTLALMRRRCGRFGQVR, encoded by the coding sequence ATGCTTCGATTCCACACCCGCCGGCTCGCTTTGGCGTCGCTATTCGTCGTGAGTCTTCCGGTTCTCGCCCAGACCCGCATTGAGACGGTGGTGACCGGGTTAGATTCTGCCCCGGGCATGAGCCCGGAGGCCTACTTCAGCAACAGCGCGAGTGCTTTTTTCGGGATGCCGGTGATCAACCAGGCCGGTGAGGTTTCGTTTGCGGCTCGCGTGCGCGAAACCGGTGTGCCTTACGTCGATACCGGGATTTGGACGAACGCGGGCGGTGAACTGTCGCTCGTTGCGGGTGAGGGTGATGTGACGCCGGGGTCGTCCCAAGAGTTCTTTTTTGATTTCTTCCATGCGTCTTCCCTCTTTGAACCGCAACACTGGCTCTACCTGACGGATGCAGGCGAGACGGTGTTTCGTGCCCAAGCCACGGACAAAGTCCGTATCCCCCCCTTCAGTGCGGCCTCGTCGGGGATATGGTCGTACTCGGCTGGCGTTTTGTCGCGCATCGCGCGAGAGGAAACCCTCGTGCCCGGCCTGATCGATACGAGTTTCGCAAACTTCGGGTCGATGCCCCTGCAATTCGGCACGTCGGGTGAGACGGTGTTTGCCACAGATATGTACCGCCAATCGCCCAGCGGTCTCCAAGGCACGGTCATCTGGTCCTGGCATGAAGGCACACTGACCAGTTTGGTCCAGGAAGGTGATGCCGCTCCGGGTGTGCCGGGCGGCCTCCTTGGGAATGTCTCAGGCCTCCCCCGGTTTGGCGCGGGGAATCATCTGGGGTTTTTGACATCCCTGAGCGGCGTGGGGATCGATGCCACTAATGACGGTGCTCTCTTCGCCGGTGTGCCGGGGTCGTTACGGCTCGTCGCTCGGGAGGGCGAGGTCGCCGAGGGTACGAATGGAGCGATGTTTCAATCTTTGGCGACCTACTTTCCAGTCGGGGGCTCCGATATCGGTTTGTCGAACGATGGCCGTGTCGCGTTTGCCGCGACACTTACCGGGGCAGGGGTCGACAACTCGAACGATCGCGGAGTCTGGAGGGAGTCCAACGGGTCACGGTCGCTCCTGGTCCGCGAGGGCGGTGCGATTCCGGGTGGCGTCCTGCGCAGCTTGAATGGTGTCTTGTTTGGGGATGGTGGGCACATCGTGATCCAGGGGCCCGTCTCGCCCGACGGGCAGCCCGAGACGCTTGTGCATACGACCTGGCTTACGGATCACAACGACGAACTGCATCGGATCGCGCAGTGGGGGCAGGACGCGCCCGGTCGTGATGGGGCGGTGATGCTCGACCCGATACCCATCGCGGTCAACGGCACCGGACAGGTACTACTCTATTCCGAACTCTTAGTGCCCGATGAAGGTGGCCTTGCCGATAGCTATTGGATCGTCGATACCGATTCACCCGCAAGGTTGCTCATCCAGTCCGGCGAGTTGATCGATGTTGATAGCGATCCTCTGGTCGAAGACTTGCGCATTGTGAGCAGGATCGAGTACGACGAATACAATGTCGCCAACTCGCAATTCTTCAACGATCGCGGGCAGTTCACGTTCCGCGCCTTCATTAGCACTCTCGATCAGACGGTTGTTTTGCCAACCATTCTGGTCGTCTCACCCGAAGACCTCGACCCCGGCGACGTGACCGGCGACGGCTTGGTCGGCATCGAAGACCTTGACATCCTCCTCGCCAACTGGGGCGACGCGGTGGGGGTGCGGGCGCAGTCGTCGGGCGACCTGTCGGGCGACGGGGTGGTCGGGCAGCAAGATCTGGACCTGCTGATCGCACACTGGGGCGAGGGCGAGATTCCCGATATCAACATCCCCGAGCCGGGGGCGTTGGCGATCATGGGGCTGGGGACGTTGGCGTTGATGCGTCGGCGGTGCGGGCGCTTTGGCCAGGTACGCTGA
- a CDS encoding M64 family metallo-endopeptidase → MLPWFALVIVLACATGASAQYTTFLDNGSTGNRVDIVFVGDGYQQHELGTYQDHIAVMMDHLFNAGEDPFPRYHSFFNAHRVDVVSQQSGADDPIAGVFVNTALNASYAYNGGPQRLLSVSSSAAHSAVNQALGGAFTPDIRMATVNATQYGGAGGSFATYAGGSSAAPEIALHELGHSFAGLADEYTYGRDGPYTGGEPSEPNVTIDPAGTPWAHWLGYEQPGIGTIGVYEGGRYHSEGIYRPSNNSKMRSLGNPFDAVSREEIILDIYRIVDPLDGWLSNNATLFDPDELWVDAIDDDVIDHAWYVDGQLVSGATGSAFDPRDFGFGPGSYTVTAHSYDPTDWVRIHRDLLEQDIVWNVTYTQLLADITGDGYVGADDLDVLLARWGDTVTPGHTAAGDLSGDGLIGQADLDLLMNAWGNGTPPGTVPEPGTLAVLGLGLLAIGRRRQEKS, encoded by the coding sequence ATGCTGCCGTGGTTTGCGCTGGTGATCGTTCTTGCCTGTGCGACAGGTGCCAGCGCACAGTACACCACCTTCCTCGACAACGGCTCGACCGGCAATCGCGTCGATATCGTCTTCGTCGGCGACGGCTACCAGCAGCACGAACTGGGCACCTACCAGGACCACATCGCCGTGATGATGGACCACCTGTTCAATGCCGGCGAAGACCCCTTCCCCCGATACCACAGCTTCTTCAACGCCCACCGCGTCGATGTCGTCTCCCAGCAGTCGGGCGCAGACGATCCCATCGCCGGCGTCTTCGTCAACACCGCGCTCAACGCCAGCTACGCCTACAACGGCGGCCCGCAACGTCTGCTCAGCGTCAGCAGCTCGGCCGCACACAGCGCGGTCAATCAGGCACTCGGCGGCGCGTTCACCCCCGACATCCGCATGGCCACGGTCAACGCGACGCAGTACGGCGGCGCGGGCGGCAGCTTCGCCACATACGCCGGCGGCAGCAGCGCTGCGCCCGAGATCGCACTCCACGAGCTGGGCCACTCCTTCGCCGGCCTCGCCGACGAGTACACCTACGGCCGCGACGGGCCCTACACCGGCGGCGAACCTTCCGAACCCAACGTCACCATCGACCCCGCCGGCACACCCTGGGCGCACTGGCTGGGCTACGAGCAGCCGGGCATCGGGACCATCGGCGTCTACGAGGGCGGCCGATACCACAGCGAAGGCATCTACCGCCCGTCGAACAACTCGAAGATGCGTTCACTCGGCAACCCCTTCGACGCCGTCAGCCGGGAGGAGATCATCCTCGACATCTACCGCATCGTCGACCCGCTCGACGGCTGGCTGAGTAACAACGCCACGCTCTTCGACCCCGACGAACTGTGGGTCGACGCGATCGACGATGACGTCATCGACCACGCGTGGTACGTCGATGGCCAACTCGTTTCGGGCGCGACCGGCAGCGCGTTCGACCCCCGTGACTTCGGCTTCGGCCCGGGCTCCTACACCGTCACCGCTCACAGCTACGACCCGACCGACTGGGTCCGCATCCACCGCGACCTGCTCGAACAGGACATCGTCTGGAACGTGACCTACACGCAACTGCTCGCCGACATCACGGGCGACGGCTACGTCGGCGCCGACGACCTCGACGTCCTGCTCGCGCGCTGGGGCGATACCGTCACGCCCGGCCACACCGCGGCTGGCGACCTCTCGGGCGACGGGCTCATCGGCCAGGCCGACCTCGACCTGCTGATGAACGCCTGGGGCAACGGCACCCCCCCGGGCACTGTCCCCGAGCCGGGGACGCTCGCGGTATTGGGGCTGGGCTTGTTGGCGATCGGGCGACGTCGGCAAGAAAAATCTTGA
- the priA gene encoding primosomal protein N' — MAGLFPHDNPDDDDAPKPGERFADVAIERGIDAAPTGLTYRVPQKLEPVAVGQRVVVPLGRGNRGATGYVIRLRDKVELDAKKIKPITKPAPGGVSLSGHLVTLAQWVASYYVCPLGMVFGAMLPAAVTRGTGTRRKQVVRPAEPLPSQDNGSPVKLTKLQQALLDAAISQAGWIGTRELADRAGAKTRGPVSQLIEKGVLVAEHRDVVQSTLDLRAREVGEADTEVTLGAAQRSAVEHLAQHADRFGVHLLHGVTGSGKTEVYLRAIAALREWPRGQGAKGTSEESQDAASAQHSPPGPRDPWAPSPSSPPAAIILVPEIALTPQTVGRFLARFGSERVAVLHSGLTAAQRHAQWRRIHDGKATIVVGARSAVFAPVTNLGLIIVDEEHDSSYKQDQLPRYHARDVAIKRAQIEGVPVVLGSATPSLESYYNAAQWRMADGGWRMEIGESTLPTASADPPSAIAHRPSNAHYLHLPDRVPGMRLPAVEIVDLIEERRRRRGIHLLSTRLEQRLAQTLGGKGSRGQGAKGPSEKTQDTRYTQHSAPRPLDPSAPSGGQAMVLLNRRGYANYIACPDHKCGWLMCCDHCDASMVYHRDHRLPLGGVVRCHHCTAEQVLPRSCPDCGKKTTVFGLGTQKVEDELREKFPGAAIARMDSDTMKNAEDYQRTLDKFRGGEIDILLGTQMIAKGLDFPGVRLVGVISADTALNFPDFRARERTFQLIAQVAGRSGRSEAAGRVVLQTFAPDDPAVRRAAKHDYAGFAKEEIAIRQEMMLPPVGRLVRIVLRDTDHAAAQRRAHELANDLRSANEQLQLGVRLRGPHPCAIGRVADFHRLEVQLLAPSAAPLQKLMTALRNQGRLISDHHTAIDVDPVSVL, encoded by the coding sequence ATGGCTGGCCTGTTCCCACACGACAACCCCGACGATGACGACGCGCCAAAGCCCGGCGAGCGCTTCGCCGACGTCGCGATCGAGCGCGGGATCGACGCCGCGCCGACCGGGCTCACCTACCGCGTCCCGCAAAAGCTCGAGCCCGTCGCGGTCGGGCAGCGCGTCGTCGTCCCGCTGGGCCGGGGCAACCGCGGCGCGACGGGCTACGTCATCCGGCTGCGCGACAAGGTCGAGCTTGATGCCAAGAAGATCAAGCCGATCACCAAGCCCGCGCCCGGCGGCGTGTCGCTCTCCGGGCACCTCGTCACGCTGGCGCAGTGGGTCGCGTCGTACTACGTCTGCCCGCTGGGCATGGTGTTTGGCGCGATGCTGCCTGCGGCCGTGACCCGGGGCACGGGCACGCGTCGCAAACAGGTCGTCCGGCCCGCCGAGCCCCTGCCGTCGCAAGATAACGGCTCGCCGGTCAAACTCACGAAGCTGCAGCAGGCCCTGCTCGACGCCGCGATTTCGCAAGCCGGATGGATCGGCACGCGGGAGTTGGCCGATCGTGCCGGCGCAAAGACGCGCGGCCCCGTGTCGCAGCTGATCGAGAAGGGCGTGCTGGTCGCTGAGCACCGCGATGTCGTGCAGTCCACGCTCGACCTGCGGGCGCGGGAGGTGGGCGAAGCCGACACGGAGGTTACGTTGGGCGCGGCGCAGCGATCCGCGGTGGAGCACCTCGCGCAGCACGCCGACCGATTCGGCGTCCACCTCCTGCACGGCGTCACGGGCAGCGGCAAGACCGAGGTCTACCTCCGCGCGATCGCGGCGCTGCGCGAGTGGCCCAGGGGCCAAGGGGCCAAGGGGACAAGTGAGGAATCACAAGACGCTGCCTCCGCGCAGCACTCGCCCCCCGGGCCCCGCGACCCCTGGGCCCCTTCTCCCTCCTCCCCGCCCGCCGCCATCATCCTCGTCCCCGAGATCGCGCTTACGCCGCAGACCGTGGGCCGGTTCCTCGCACGCTTCGGCAGCGAGCGTGTCGCCGTCCTGCACTCCGGGCTCACCGCCGCGCAGCGCCACGCCCAGTGGCGGCGGATCCACGACGGCAAGGCGACCATCGTCGTCGGGGCGCGATCGGCCGTGTTCGCGCCGGTCACGAACCTCGGCCTCATCATCGTCGATGAAGAACACGACAGTTCCTACAAACAGGACCAGCTCCCGCGCTACCACGCGCGGGACGTCGCCATCAAACGCGCCCAGATCGAAGGCGTCCCCGTCGTGCTGGGCAGCGCGACGCCCTCGCTGGAGAGCTACTACAACGCCGCGCAATGGCGGATGGCGGATGGCGGATGGCGGATGGAAATCGGGGAATCGACTCTGCCTACAGCTTCCGCCGATCCGCCATCCGCGATCGCCCATCGCCCATCGAATGCCCACTACCTCCACCTGCCCGACCGGGTGCCGGGGATGCGGCTGCCGGCGGTGGAGATCGTGGACCTGATCGAAGAGCGACGCCGACGCCGGGGCATCCACCTGTTGTCGACGCGCCTGGAGCAGCGGCTGGCCCAAACGCTTGGGGGGAAGGGGTCAAGGGGTCAAGGGGCCAAGGGGCCAAGTGAGAAAACACAAGACACGCGATACACGCAACACTCGGCCCCTCGGCCCCTCGACCCCTCGGCCCCTTCGGGCGGCCAGGCGATGGTCCTGCTCAACCGCCGGGGCTACGCGAACTACATCGCGTGCCCGGACCACAAGTGCGGCTGGCTGATGTGCTGCGACCACTGCGACGCATCGATGGTGTACCACCGCGATCACCGGCTGCCGCTGGGCGGCGTCGTCCGATGCCACCACTGCACGGCCGAGCAGGTCCTGCCGCGAAGCTGCCCCGACTGCGGAAAGAAGACGACCGTGTTCGGCCTCGGTACTCAGAAAGTAGAAGACGAGCTACGCGAAAAGTTCCCGGGGGCGGCGATCGCGCGGATGGATTCGGACACGATGAAGAACGCCGAGGACTATCAGCGGACGCTCGACAAGTTCCGGGGGGGCGAGATCGATATCCTGCTGGGGACGCAGATGATCGCCAAGGGGCTCGACTTCCCGGGCGTACGTCTGGTCGGGGTCATCAGCGCCGATACCGCGCTGAACTTCCCCGACTTTCGGGCGCGGGAGCGGACGTTCCAGCTCATCGCGCAGGTCGCCGGGCGGAGCGGGCGCAGCGAAGCGGCGGGTCGGGTGGTCTTGCAGACGTTCGCCCCGGACGACCCGGCCGTGCGTCGGGCCGCAAAGCATGACTACGCAGGTTTTGCCAAGGAGGAGATCGCGATCCGCCAAGAGATGATGCTCCCGCCGGTGGGCCGGCTGGTGCGGATCGTCCTGCGTGACACGGACCACGCCGCCGCGCAGCGCCGCGCGCACGAGCTGGCCAACGACCTGCGGTCGGCCAACGAGCAGTTGCAGCTCGGTGTCCGCCTGCGCGGGCCCCACCCCTGCGCGATCGGCCGGGTCGCGGACTTCCACCGGCTCGAAGTCCAGCTCTTGGCACCCTCGGCCGCGCCGCTGCAAAAACTCATGACCGCGCTGCGCAACCAGGGCCGGCTCATCAGCGACCACCACACCGCGATCGACGTCGACCCGGTGTCGGTGCTGTAG